One genomic segment of Lampris incognitus isolate fLamInc1 chromosome 2, fLamInc1.hap2, whole genome shotgun sequence includes these proteins:
- the snai1b gene encoding snail family zinc finger 1b isoform X1: protein MPRSFLVKKYFCNKKPNYSGLERQPAVVPERYPLAELPTQDNTSALMVCPTSPAFSVCVLPAPLSPIAPVSPTPPLLPLGPLDLSSSPSSSSGEDEEDGGRTSDPPSPDPVPCLYHCLHCSKIYNSPTALAHHQLSHYSQGEQTPALPSQASPRTAFHCKICSKEYTSLGALKMHIRSHTLPCVCPTCGKAFSRPWLLRGHIRTHTGERPFSCQHCNRAFADRSNLRAHLQTHSEVKKYQCGSCSRTFSRMSLLHKHTGSGCCPAP from the exons ATGCCTCGGTCTTTTCTTGTCAAGAAGTATTTCTGCAATAAGAAGCCGAATTATAGCGGGTTGGAGAGACAGCCTG CAGTTGTTCCAGAGCGCTATCCTCTGGCTGAACTACCAACCCAGGACAACACCTCTGCCCTGATGGTCTGTCCCACCAGCCCAGCCTTTAGTGTGTGCGTCCTGCCTGCACCGCTTTCCCCCATCGCTCCTGTGTCCCCCACGCCGCCCCTGTTGCCACTGGGGCCACTGGACCTCAGCAGCTCCCCTTCCAGCAGCAGTGGAGAGGACGAGGAGGACGGTGGTCGGACGTCAGACCCACCCAGCCCGGATCCCGTGCCCTGTCTCTACCACTGCCTGCACTGCAGTAAGATCTACAACAGTCCCACGGCACTGGCACACCACCAACTGTCTCATTATTCACAGGGGGAGCAGACCCCCGCCCTGCCCAGCCAGGCCTCACCACGCACGGCCTTCCACTGCAAAATCTGCTCCAAGGAGTACACCAGCCTGGGGGCCCTGAAGATGCACATACGCTCGCACACCTTGCCGTGTGTGTGCCCCACCTGTGGCAAGGCCTTCTCCAGACCATGGCTTCTCAGGGGACACATCCGAACACATACGG GCGAGCGCCCCTTCTCCTGTCAACACTGTAACCGGGCCTTTGCTGACCGCTCCAACCTGCGTGCCCACCTGCAAACCCACTCAGAGGTGAAGAAGTACCAGTGTGGCTCCTGCTCTCGAACCTTCAGCCGCATGTCTCTGCTGCACAAGCACACTGGCTCTGGATGCTGCCCCGCCCCATAG
- the snai1b gene encoding snail family zinc finger 1b isoform X2, which translates to MPRSFLVKKYFCNKKPNYSGLERQPVVPERYPLAELPTQDNTSALMVCPTSPAFSVCVLPAPLSPIAPVSPTPPLLPLGPLDLSSSPSSSSGEDEEDGGRTSDPPSPDPVPCLYHCLHCSKIYNSPTALAHHQLSHYSQGEQTPALPSQASPRTAFHCKICSKEYTSLGALKMHIRSHTLPCVCPTCGKAFSRPWLLRGHIRTHTGERPFSCQHCNRAFADRSNLRAHLQTHSEVKKYQCGSCSRTFSRMSLLHKHTGSGCCPAP; encoded by the exons ATGCCTCGGTCTTTTCTTGTCAAGAAGTATTTCTGCAATAAGAAGCCGAATTATAGCGGGTTGGAGAGACAGCCTG TTGTTCCAGAGCGCTATCCTCTGGCTGAACTACCAACCCAGGACAACACCTCTGCCCTGATGGTCTGTCCCACCAGCCCAGCCTTTAGTGTGTGCGTCCTGCCTGCACCGCTTTCCCCCATCGCTCCTGTGTCCCCCACGCCGCCCCTGTTGCCACTGGGGCCACTGGACCTCAGCAGCTCCCCTTCCAGCAGCAGTGGAGAGGACGAGGAGGACGGTGGTCGGACGTCAGACCCACCCAGCCCGGATCCCGTGCCCTGTCTCTACCACTGCCTGCACTGCAGTAAGATCTACAACAGTCCCACGGCACTGGCACACCACCAACTGTCTCATTATTCACAGGGGGAGCAGACCCCCGCCCTGCCCAGCCAGGCCTCACCACGCACGGCCTTCCACTGCAAAATCTGCTCCAAGGAGTACACCAGCCTGGGGGCCCTGAAGATGCACATACGCTCGCACACCTTGCCGTGTGTGTGCCCCACCTGTGGCAAGGCCTTCTCCAGACCATGGCTTCTCAGGGGACACATCCGAACACATACGG GCGAGCGCCCCTTCTCCTGTCAACACTGTAACCGGGCCTTTGCTGACCGCTCCAACCTGCGTGCCCACCTGCAAACCCACTCAGAGGTGAAGAAGTACCAGTGTGGCTCCTGCTCTCGAACCTTCAGCCGCATGTCTCTGCTGCACAAGCACACTGGCTCTGGATGCTGCCCCGCCCCATAG
- the snai1b gene encoding snail family zinc finger 1b isoform X3, producing MVCPTSPAFSVCVLPAPLSPIAPVSPTPPLLPLGPLDLSSSPSSSSGEDEEDGGRTSDPPSPDPVPCLYHCLHCSKIYNSPTALAHHQLSHYSQGEQTPALPSQASPRTAFHCKICSKEYTSLGALKMHIRSHTLPCVCPTCGKAFSRPWLLRGHIRTHTGERPFSCQHCNRAFADRSNLRAHLQTHSEVKKYQCGSCSRTFSRMSLLHKHTGSGCCPAP from the exons ATGGTCTGTCCCACCAGCCCAGCCTTTAGTGTGTGCGTCCTGCCTGCACCGCTTTCCCCCATCGCTCCTGTGTCCCCCACGCCGCCCCTGTTGCCACTGGGGCCACTGGACCTCAGCAGCTCCCCTTCCAGCAGCAGTGGAGAGGACGAGGAGGACGGTGGTCGGACGTCAGACCCACCCAGCCCGGATCCCGTGCCCTGTCTCTACCACTGCCTGCACTGCAGTAAGATCTACAACAGTCCCACGGCACTGGCACACCACCAACTGTCTCATTATTCACAGGGGGAGCAGACCCCCGCCCTGCCCAGCCAGGCCTCACCACGCACGGCCTTCCACTGCAAAATCTGCTCCAAGGAGTACACCAGCCTGGGGGCCCTGAAGATGCACATACGCTCGCACACCTTGCCGTGTGTGTGCCCCACCTGTGGCAAGGCCTTCTCCAGACCATGGCTTCTCAGGGGACACATCCGAACACATACGG GCGAGCGCCCCTTCTCCTGTCAACACTGTAACCGGGCCTTTGCTGACCGCTCCAACCTGCGTGCCCACCTGCAAACCCACTCAGAGGTGAAGAAGTACCAGTGTGGCTCCTGCTCTCGAACCTTCAGCCGCATGTCTCTGCTGCACAAGCACACTGGCTCTGGATGCTGCCCCGCCCCATAG